The segment TCCCGCGGCGATGACCATCATTTTGGCGATTGGTGTGTCGCGAATGGCAAGGCGTCGAGCCATCATTCGTAAATTGCCCGCCGTGGAAACGCTCGGCAGCACGACCATCATTTGTTCGGACAAGACGGGGACGCTCACGGAAAACCAAATGACCGTTCGTCAAATCACGACGAGCGACATGATATTCGAAGTAAGCGGCGGAGGGTATGCTCCGGAGGGTAATGTTCTCCATGACAAACATCCCATCAGGCCGGAGGCGGCACCGGGGCCGCTCGTCGAATTGTTTCGTTCGGCTGTTTCGTGCAATGATGCGCTCGTGGTCGAGAAGGAAAACCGCTGGATGGTCATGGGTGATCCCACCGAAGGGGCGCTCGTCGTCGCCGCGCAAAAGCTGGGACAAACCCGAGACGTCGTGAATGCAGAATTGCCGCGCCTCGACGTGATTCCATTCGAATCCGAACGCGGTTACATGGCGACGCTACACGATGCTGGAGCTGGAAAACCGCGCATCGCGTATCTCAAGGGCGGCGTGGAAAAAACGCTCGAACGGTGTGTCAATGTCCTGGGATCGGGGGGACAAACCGAAACGCTCGATCGGGAAGCCATTTTGACAGCCGCAGCGGAGGCATCGCGCACGGGAATGCGCGTCCTTGCATTTGCGCGCAGGGACTTGCCGGCAGAAACGCACGAGCTCGAACACATGCACGTGGCCGAGGGGATGACGTTTTTGGGATTGCAGGCGATGATCGATCCTCCACGACAGGAGGCGATCGAGGCTGTGAGGGCGTGTAAAGCGGCTGGAATTCACGTAAAAATGATTACCGGTGACCATGCGCTGACGGCATCGGCGATTGCGCGAGAAATTGGTTTCGAAGGTGAAATGACGCAGGATGGAATGCTTCGCGCACTGACGGGCCAGGACCTCGAAGAGATCGCCGAAGAGCGGCTTTCGGATGTTGCCGAGCGGGTGGCGGTGTTTGCCCGAGTGACTCCGGAGCAGAAATTGCGGCTCGTTCGCGCATTGCAGAAGCGCGAACACGTCGTCGCGATGACGGGTGATGGCGTCAACGACGCGCCGGCGCTGCGTCAGGCGAATATCGGCATTGCAATGGGTTTGGCCGGTACGGATGTCGCAAAAGAAGCTGCGGACATGGTGCTGACGGACGACAACTTTGCTTCGATTCGCGCGGCAGTGGAGGAAGGTCGGGGCATTTTCGACAATTTGACGAAGTTTCTCGTTTGGACTTTGCCCGTGAACTTGGGCGAAGGGCTCGTCATCTTGACCGCAATTGCCATCGGCACGGATCTCCCAATTTTGCCGGTACAAATCTTGTGGATCAACATGACGACGGGCGTACTCTTGGGCATCATGCTCGCGTTCGAGCCGATGGAGCCGAATACGATGCAGCGTCCCCCGCGAGATCCGAACGCGCCCATTCTGGGCATGCGGCTCGTGCTGCGCATGAATTTGGTTGCCATTTTGATGCTCGTGGGCGCGTTTGGGCTTTTCGAGTGGATGACGGAGATTCGCGAGGCAGATATGCGGGCCGCGACCACCGTCGCGGTAAACGTGTTCGTGTTCATCCAGATCTTTTACATGTTCAATTGCCGTTCCCTCACGGAGTCGTCATTTCGGATAGGCTTTTTCTCGAACAAGCCGCTACTGCTCGGAGCCGTCGGGATGGCATTATTGCAACTCGCGTTTACGTATTTGCCGGTGATGAATCGGCTTTTTCATACAGCGCCAATTGGATGGCGGGAATGGTTGCTGATTGTCTCGTCCGGCTTGGTCGCGTCGCTTGTCGTCGGGATTGAAAAGGCGATCCGGGCGCGAGGGACACCGACGCGACGGTCGGGAAGTCGGCACGCGGTCGGCAGGAAAAAATTGCAACGCGCTCGATGAAGTGGGGATTTCCATGGAGTGTTCAGGCTCGAAATATCGCCGAAAACGTGGTAGATGGATTGCATGAGCACCGTCGATACGAACCAAGCGCTCCGCGATGACGTTCGCCTGCTCGGGGCAATTCTCGGTGATGTCATTCGCCAGCAGGTGGGCGAGCACGCTTTCGACACCGTGGAAAAGGTACGGTCGCTCTCCAAACGCGCCCGAGGAGGCGATGAGGCCGCTTTCGATGAATTGCGCGATGTATTGGCTGCGATGCCCGTTCACGAGGCTGTCCCCATTGCGCGTGCATTCTCGAGGTTTCTCACATTGGCAAACATCGCCGAGCAACACCATCGCGTGCGCCGCCGCCGCGAATACCTGCGCGATCCGGCTGCCGCGCCCCAGCGAGGCACGCTGAAAGACACGATTCCACCGCTTCTCGAGCAAGGAATCTCACCCGACACGATCGTCGAAACATTGGCGAGCCTCGACATCGAGCTCGTGCTCACGGCGCATCCCACCGAAGTCAAACGGCGCACGCTCGTACAAAAGTACCAACGCATCGCAGAAACGTTGGCTCGGCGCGACGTGCCGAACTTGACGGCCCACGAATCGCGCGACGCCCGCGAAGCGCTCGAACGCGAGATCCTTTCGGTGTGGAAAACCGACGAGATCCGCAGAAAGCGCCCCACCCCAGTCGACGAAGCGCTCGGCGGATTCGTCGTCATCGAGCAAATATTGTGGAATGCAGTGCCCGAGTTTTTGCGCGAGCTCGATCGCGACCTTCAGGATATCCTCGGGCGGCGGCTTCCCGCGAATTGCGGGATCATTCGTTTTGGTTCGTGGATGGGCGGCGATCGCGACGGCAATCCAAACGTTACCCCCGATGTCACTCAGCGTGTGTGTCGAATTGCCCGGTGGACGGCCGCTGACCTATTTCTTCAAGAAATCAGCTCATTGCGATACGAGCTCTCGATGATCGATTGCAGCGAAGAATTGCGAAAGCATGTCGGAGATGCCCGCGAGCCATATCGAGCGCTCTTGTCGAAAGTGCGCGACAAGCTAATCGCCACGCGCGCCCACCATGCCGCGATCCTCGATGGACGCCCCGCGGAATCGAGCGATATTTATATCGAAACCGAACAGCTCGCCGAACCATTGTGGCTTTGTTTCCGATCGCTCGTCGATACCGGAGCGCGTTCGATCGCCGAAGGCCGCCTGCTCGACAATCTTCGCCGATTGGCGACGTTTGGCCTCACTTTGGTGCGACTCGATTTGCGACAAGAATCGTCGCGACATACCGATGTCCTGGACGCCGTGACGCGCCATCTTGGACTCGGGTCGTATGCCGAATGGAACGAGGAGCAGCGACAAACCTTTTTGCTTCGCGAGCTCGAAGGCCGAAGGCCACTGATTCCGCACGATCTGCCGGCAAGCACCGAGGTTCGTGACGTCCTCGAGACCTTCCGCGCGGCAGCGCAAATCGGCCCGAGCTCTCTTGGCGCCTATGTGATTTCCATGGCGACCGACCCTTCCGATGTATTGGCGGTCGCGCTCCTTCAGCGCGAAGCGCACATGACTTCACCCATGCGCATCGTGCCGCTTTTCGAAACGCTCGATGATCTTCGCCAAGCTGCAAAGACCATGGACGCGCTCTTTTCGATACCTTGGTACAAAAAACATATTCAGCAAAAACAAGAGGTGATGCTCGGTTATTCGGATTCGGCGAAAGATGCAGGTCGGTTGACCGCGGCGTGGGAGCTTTACAAAGCGCAAGAACAGCTCGTCGAAACCTGCCGAAAGCATGACGTTCATTTGACGTTGTTTCACGGACGTGGCGGCACCGTTGGTCGCGGCGGAGGTCCCACGCATCTCGCAATCTTGTCGCAAGCACCGGGTTCCACGGAAAGGCGCCTGCGAGTCACCGAGCAAGGTGAAATGATCGAGGCCAAGTTTGGCTTGCCAGGCATTGCCATTCGGACGCTCGAGCTGTACACGAACGCCACATTGCAAGCGACGCTCGCGCCTCCAATGAAGCCTTCGGACTCATGGCGCAAGCGTATGGAAGAGCTTTCCGATCACGCATGCGGTGCATATCGCGGCCTCATTCGCGGCGATCATCGATTCGTGCGTTATTTCAGAGAAGTGACGCCCGAAGTCGAGCTCGGTGATTTGAACATCGGCAGTCGCCCGGCGCGACGTAAACCTGGTGGCGGTATCGAGACCTTACGCGCAATTCCTTGGGTCTTCGCATGGACGCAAAGCCGCATGATGCTTCCCGCGTGGTATGGCGTGGGCCAGGCATTGCAAAGCATCGCCGATTCGGGCGGCATGGACGACCTCGTCGAGATGTGCGCCAAGTGGCCGTTTTTCCGGTCCACCATCGACCTCGTGGCAATGGTCCTCGCCAAGGCGGACCCTCGTATCGCACAGCAATACGACGAGCGTCTCGCGGCCGAAGATTTACACGACTTCGGCGCCAATCTTCGAAAGAGCCTCGGCGACACCATCGACATCATGCTCGAAGTGATGAAGCAACGAGATCTGCTCGAAAACAACCACGTGCTGCGCCGTTCGATCGATGTCCGCAATCCCTATGTCGATCCCATCAACCTCTTGCAAGTCGAGCTGCTGCGCCGCATTCGCACGCAAAACGAAACATCTCCGGAGATCCGCGATGCTCTGCTGATCACGATCAACGGTATTGCCGCAGGACTGCGCAATACGGGTTGACACCCATCAATTTTCCAATTTGACCAGATACGTCGACGGAGCTTTGGGATCCTTGACGATATCGAGCTCGACCAATTGCTTCGTAAGCGTCTCCCAGCGTTCGAGCGTCATTTTGCCCAGATGATCTCGCTCGGCCTCGGACGGCTCGATGAAGCGTTTCTGCGCCGCGGCCACGAGGTTCCAGCTTTCCGCTGCGAGCGTCGTATTGAGTTTCGCCATGACTGCGTTTGCGGCGGTTGGATCATCGAGATAGGCGCGCCACCCTTCACGCGAAGCGCGGACGAACGCTCGAACGAGGTCCGGATTTTTTTCCCACAATGCCCGGCGAACGATCACGACGACGGTGTAAGGATTATATCCCTCATCGGCGATGAGAAACACCTGAGCTTTTTTGCCATTTCGCTCGATTTCAATCGGCTCCGACGTCGCAAAGCATTGTTGTGCATGATTTTCGTCAGCGAGAAATTTGGCCACACCGCCGTCGTAAGGCAGCAGGTTTGCTTTACCAAACCCATATTTTTTCTTGAGAAAAGTGGCGTACGGCGCACCGGGTTCGATGGCAATGGTTCCAGATGTCAGCACATCCGCGAGGTTTTTTGCTCCGCGAGAAGCATGAACCATGATGGCTTGCGGGAACGTCTGAAAGGTAGCAAAAACGGGCACGACGTCCGCGCCTCGGGCATTGCCATTGATGACCTCGTCAGCCCCGACGACGCCGAAATCCGCTTCGCCTGTGGCGACCATTTGCAGAACGGGTACACCGGCGCCACCACCACGTATCTCGATGTCGATGCCCGCCCGCTTGTAAGCACCGTTTTCTCTACCGGCGTAAAACCCACCAAATTCGGGCTCCGGAACCCAATTCAGCGCCAGCTTTACTTGACCAAAACGCCCATTACCTGCGGCTTTTTGGTCGTTCGAGCGCGAACAGCCGACGCTGGCGCACAAGACTCCTGCGGTGAAAGCACGAAGTACGTCTCTGCGTGATCGATACGGGAGAAACGCCATGGCCGGACGACCATGCCGACATCGCGCTTCGGTGACAAGTTATTTTGCACGCAAGGTGCCAACCATCTTTGGTGTAAGTGAGTTACCTTCCCGTTCGAAGGTGATTTCAGGGGTCGAAGACTTTGGCTGCATCGAACGTCGCGGCGTAATTCACGCGACTGTATTCCGAGCGCATCACGATTGCGCCATTTTCGTACGTTTCGGTCTTCAACACGACCGATCCGTCGCTCTTGACCCACATTTTCATGGGCAATTTGTCCGGCCCAGTATACTCCATGACCGCTTTGTCGCCTTCGAATGATACTTTGCCATTGTCCCAATGAGACAAGATGATCTTGACGTCATCCATGAACCCCGCCGAAGGCATGCCTTGGCCGCGAAGTCCCAAGACCGCACTGTCCTTGGGATCGTAGGTCATTTTGGCGAACGACAAGATACCCTTCAAAAAACCCGTGACCTTGCCATTCTTGAGAACCGCCACGCCACCCTTGCCATTGCCTTCGACGATGTCCATTCGAATGGTGGTTTGCCCCATCCAATAACAATCCGCTCGAAACGCAGATTCTTTTTTGCCCTTCTTCTCCCACGTCTTCTGCGAATAGCTGAGTTTCCTCGTGGTGGTCTGCATCTTTTGCAAACCGGCTTTCAGCTTGTCGATGTCCGCAGCATCCGCCGCAAACGTCTGCGACGCAAAAAACGACGGCAAAATCGCAAATGCGACGGCAGCGATACCAAGACGAACGCGTAACGGCTTCAGGGCGTGATGGGGCGGCATTGATTCTCCTCGTGAGGGCCGCCATAGATTATCCGGAACAACCGACCGAGCGCCAGAGAAAAAAGGGCCAGCGCGCATATTTTTTCGCGCCTTCGTGAATGTTTACATTGAAATTTTACTTCATGACTCAATCGTTGGCGTTTGGCGCAGACCGCGAAAGACGATGACAGGGCATTCGTCCTTGACGGTTGGCGAACGGGGCTTCATCCGCTGAATCGACGCCTCACCGCTTGCCGCACGTAAACGCCCACCGTCTGCCGGTCATGCGTTCAGTAGCCGAAAGCGTAACGGTGCCGGTGGGTTTGTCCGTAGATGATTTGGCGTCCTTGTCAGGGACGAACGCTCCATCGATTCGTGCCGCCATCGCCTCGACGCAAACCGCACCGGGATCCATTCGCAAGCGAAATTCAATGGTATCCAGCACCGCCCGGCCAGACGTGAGCTGCACGTTGGGATTCATGTCGAGCCCCGTGTCCAAGAGCCAGCCATCTTGCCCTTCGGCACAACGCGGTGGCAATTGCCCGGCCAAATCTCGCTTTCCAAGCAAAATGGGTTCCCCAAGCTCGCCCGTGTCGGGATCGATTGGCAGGACGAACATGCCCCCCGATCGTTCGCCCGGTGCTGCCAGCGCAGTAAAGAGGAGCCCGATGCCATTGCCAATGGCTCGCCGCACGATCCTCGGGGCTTCCGCATTCGTGTGCGACGAATAACGCGACCCGGGAGCTGCCACCGGACGATGATAAAGAGCCAATCGGCGAATCACGCCCAAATCGGCTCGGTAAACGGCAACCGTATCCGAGGAAGGCCCGGGCGTGACGAAAAACCAGCTTTCACCCACGCGCACGGCACCGTGCGGATAAGGGCGCGGTGCGACCGCAGTGCGTCCCACAACGTCGCGCAAATGCAGCGCCGGCTGCCCTTCGCTCGCAGCAAAATGCGAACACGCCCCGCCTTTGCAAAGCGTCACGAGAGCGTGGCGCCCGGATGCATCCAAATACGAGCCCCACGTAACAATCGGATACGAACCAATGCCCATCGCATCCATCGTCGCCACTTCGTCGGCCCATGGCGGCGGCGCTATGCCCGTCGACCTCATTCCGCCGAGAGGATCGAACCTGTCGTCGAATCGAATGATGAAATGCCCGAGTCGCGCCCAATCCGCGCCTTTTTTACCCCACGCATAGGCGCGCATCGATACGAGATCGTACGGAACGCCATTGTCAATCCCAACCTCGTCGGCCCCGAGCGTCGGTGGAGGAGAATTACGAAATGACTGCCAAGGCGATCGCGGCGCGACGGTCGGTGGTAACGGGAATCGGCCAAAGGGCCCCGATGGGTATCGTGGCATCGCCACGACGGGCGCCGGAGCAGGCTTCACGGGTTTGTCCGGTAATGGCTCCGTGACGGCCTTGCCCATGGGCGAGCAGCGCAAATTGACCGTGGGAGATACCGTGGAAGGAACATACATCGATGGAGGCGTCGGGGCGGGCGTGAGGTCTCCGGCCGTCGCGGGTTTGCCCCAACCAACCCGTACCCAACCTCCAAGCACGCAGCCCAAAGGCCCACATGCTCGCGTGTCGGCATCGCCCGGCGATATGTCGTGCTCGGGCATGTCGAATACTTTCCAGCTCACGCCACCGTCGGTCGATTCCGCAGCTCGCCCACCCTCCCCTTGCGACAATGCGAACCGGCCGGACATGATGACGCCATTTTCATTGTTTCTGGGCTCGCCGGCCTTCACTTTGCCGTCGATCGCGACGCGCACGCCAATGACGGGGCCGCCCGCTTCCACCCATCCGCCAATCACCCCAGCTTCGCGCTCCTCGAAACCTTCGAGCCACATGCCGCGCCGAAGCTCACGCACGACCGATCGCGGTTTCGTCGGAAGTGACAGCGCACTGGTCGCCACCTTCGAGCCGTCCACGACCGTGATTTGTCCCGTCCCGCCATTGCGCGGCGGCACGAGAATCGCCACGCGTCCGTCGCCGAGCGCTACGACACGTTCGACACCGAGGTCCCCCTTGACTCGAACTTCGCGCGTGTTTCCAAGGGCCGAGCGCACGCAATACACGCGCATGCCGTCGTCGTCCTCGGGCCCTTCCCCGCAAGGACCTCGAATGACGAGCGCTCCGTTGCCGCTCGCCGAGACAAACCTCGGCCCGCGAAACGAAAGCACCTTGTGCATCGAAAGGGGCGGGTCGAACGCATAGACGTTCGTCGCCCCGTCGTGTTCGCCGCAGACGAATCCGAACGAAGCTCCAAGGCGCACGCCGTGACACGTTGCATCTCGTTCGGGAAACGCCGACGTGGACATTTCGACAATCGCGCCCGTGCGCAGCGATATGCGGGCAAGCGCGCCGGACCTCGCCACGACCGCAGTCTCGTTCGAGTCGGGGTAACCGTCTTCGACCGCAGCGCGCAAAGGGCGCTTTCCAAAGGGCCCGCGCGGCGTGGGGAGCTTCGTGTCGACGCCTTCGTCGGTCTCGACCGCGGCATGGCCTCGGAACGTCAAGTTGCCACGCGCATCGAGCACGTATCTGCCTTTGGCAGCGTAGATGGTCGGGTCACCGTCGACGACAGTAATTGCCGTGGGCTTCTCGGAAAGGCCAAGCGGACGCCATGTCGCTCCCGCGTCGAACGTCGCGAGCACGCCGCGCATGTCGACATCGACGACGCCGCGAAAGCCGTCGGCAAAAGCCAAAGCACCGTACGCCGCAGCAGGAGGAAGCGGATCGACCGAGCGAGACTCGCCGGTCTCGGCATCGATCGCGAGCAGCTTATTGTTCCCGGACAAACGCACGTAGATGCGATCGAATCCAGGCACCAAATCGGTCGCCATGGAGCCGAACTGCACGAGAGGCTTGAGCCTACCGAGCCACGAAGAAGCTCGCCAAACTTGCGTACCGCCGCCGGTCGATGCGTGAAAGACAAACCCTCCACCAAGGCGGCTCGGCAAGGGCACGGCATGCACGTTGCCGAGCGGAAGCAGCTCGGCGGCGCGTTCGACGGTGCCGTCGTCGTAGATGACGATGCGCATGCGGTTGACGAGCGCTCGGCGCGCGCCGCTCTCGTACGCGACGACGCCTCGCTCGTTGCGAATGTCGGGCACGAGGCGTGAAGGAGAAATCATGCTGATCACGGCGCTTGGCACCGGCGCCGCTTTCGTTTGACCTCCAACTTTGACCGCGGTTCCTTTCGACGAACAGGCGGTCAGAGCGATGGCCATGGCGGCCGCGACGACGGCCCCAGGCGGGACGGTCGTAGACTCGGCGATGTAACGCGAGCGGCGGGATCGCATCGGGGAACATCGTAGCGCGCGAGCTGGCGGCACGCAGCGTTCTTGCACGGGCACGATCCCGAGCGCTATAGGCAGCGTATGTCGTGCGTCATAGCAGTCGTGGGCGCCACGGGCGTCGTCGGACGGGAAATGTTGCGAACCCTCGAGCAGCGTAGGTTTGACGCGCGAAAGGTTCTTGCGCTTGCGTCGCCGCGATCAGCCGGGCAGCGCGTACCGTTTCGCGACGGTGAGCTCGAGGTTTGCGTTGCAAACGCCGAAGCTTTCGCAGGTGTGGACATCGCGCTGTTCAGCGCTGGAGCTTCTGCATCACGCGAGCTTGGGCCGATCGCGGCCGCCAAAGGAGCGGTCGTCATCGACAATTCCAGCGCATGGCGAATGGATCCCGACGTGCCGCTGGTCGTGCCCGAGGTGAACATGGACGCGGCGAAAACGCGTCCCAAGGGCATCATCGCGAACCCGAATTGCAGCACGATTCAGATGGTCGTGGCGCTCAAGCCTTTGCACGATGCCGCGGGGCTCGAGCACGTCGTCGTGAGCACGTACCAAGCGGCGAGCGGCAAGGGACACGCGGCGATGGAGGAGCTCATCACGCAGACCGCGCAGGTTGCAGCGAGACAAACCCCACAGACGAACGTATTTCCGGCACCTCTGGCGATGAACGTGCTGATGGACTGGAAGACGGGCAGCTTGGAGGACTGGTCCGAGGAAGAGCTGAAGATGGTGCACGAGACGCGGAAGATCCTTGGTGATCAAACGATTGGCGTATCGCCGACGACGGTGCGCGTTCCGGTCGTGACGGGGCACAGTGAAGCGGTGCATGCGCGGTTTCGCCGGCCGCTGTCGGCGCGGGAAGCGCGCGATCTATTGCGTAATGCGCCGGGCGTGGTGCTCATGGATGAGCCGTATGCGCCGGGGCGTCATCCGCAGCCGCGAGATGCGGCGGGACAGGATGCCGTTTTCGTCGGGCGCGTGCGTGACGACCTCGCGGTGCCTGGGGCGATCGATATGTGGATTGTGTCGGACAACCTGCGCAAGGGTGCTGCATTGAATGCGGTGCAGATCGCGGAGCAGTTGGTCCGGTAAAACAACAACGAGCGTATCGAGCTCAGCCCGCTTCGGGCGGCTGCGCGGGCGATTCTGGTGCCGATTGCGTGGCGGCGGCACGTTCGAGCGACGCGAGCAGCGAGCGGCGGCCGAGCGAACGGCGGCGTCATCGCTGTCGACGCCAATGGCAATTCGATGAAATAGGCGCCGCTGGGCCGAATCCCAGGCGTTGTCCAGGGCAGCAATCGTGGGAGCGCCGAGCACTGCAACGACGCAAGGACGGTGCTAGCGGGGGGGGGGGGGGGGGGGGGGGGGGGGGAGGGGGGGGGGGGGGGGGGGGGGGGGGGGGGGGGGGGGGGGGGGGGGGGGGGGGGGGGGGGGGGGGGGGGGGGGGGGGGGGGGGGGGGGGAGGGGGGGGGGGGGGGGGGGGGGGAGGGGGGGAGGGGGGGGGGGGGGGGGGGGGGGGGGGGGAAGGGGGGGGGGGGGGGGGGGGGGGGGGGGGGGGGGGGGGGGGGGGGGAGGGGGGGGGGGGGGGGGGGGGGGGGGGGGAGGGGGGGGGACCGTGCGGGCTATTTGCCAAGATTGGCGACACGCGTTACACCGATCTCACATAACAATGCGACATCCCCGTCATCATGACCACGCATTGTCCTGCGTTGTCAAATATACCATTACAATGTGCCAACCAAGAATCGTGTTATTCAATGCACACGATTCGCCTGGACACGACGAGCGACGCAATGATAGAAAGCTCAATTGATGCATCATGCAACGTACGACGACGTTCTCGTGCGAATTTGTGATTACCTATCACAGAGTGTCGAACGGCCGCTACCGGAGTCATTATCCGCGACGACGCGCCTCGTGACCGACTTGCACCTCGATTCGATGGAAGGCGCACAAATGCTTTCGGAGCTCGAGGATCATTATGGAGTGACCATTGCCGTGAGTGTCCTTCAACGTGCGGAAACGCTTGGCGATATCGCGGCGGTCATCGTGTCGGCGCTCGAGGCGGGAAAGCGCGCATGAGCGCAAAGCAATCGCCGTCCACGCTCGTGGAGGCGCTCGAAGCCGTCGCGATGCGGCAGGACGTGGGGTTTTCCCACTTGACCGACGAAAAACGTCCGGTCGACTTTGTTTCGTACGCTGAATTGTCGAGTCGCGCACGACGCATCGCTGCGGCCTTGCTCGACATGGGACTCGTGCCGGGAGATCGCGTCGCGCTCATTCTTCCGGACTCGGCGCAATTCATCGAATCGATGTTCGGCTGCATGGTTGCCGGGATGATTGCAGTGCCAATCTATCCGCCCATGAATTTGGCGCAGCTCGGGACGTATCTCCCCAATACTGCGCACATTCTGCGTCGAGCGGGGTGTCGTCTGGTCATCACGGACGCGCAAGTTCGTGCGGTGCTCGGAACGCTCTTGATTGACGTTCCTTGTGTTCGCAGGATTGAAGAATTCACGGCGCTGAGCAAACGATTGGGTCCGAATGCGGAACCGCGCATTTCGCCGCCGACAGCGGATACGGTTGCGTTTTTGCAATTCACGTCGGGCAGCACGGCGCGACCCAAAGGCGTGACGCTCACGCATGCACAACTGCTTGCGAACATCAATGCCTTTGGCACGGCGCTCGGCGTTCATGAACGTGACGAGACGTCCGCGGTCACGTGGCTCCCGCTTTATCACGACATGGGCCTCATTGGCCTCGTGTTTGGTTCGGTGCGTTATGCGGTGCGTGTTTCGTTCATTGCGCCGCTGCTATTTTTGAAACGCCCGGCGATTTGGCTACGGCAAATCTCCGAGCGGCGCGCACAGTTCTCGTTTGCGCCGAATTTCGCGTATGGCCTTTGCACGACGCGGATCAAAGACAGCGAAATCCAAGGACTCGACCTATCTTCGCTCGAAGTGGCGGGTTGCGGAGCGGAACCCATTCAGCGCGCAACGCTGGAAGCATTCGCGAAACGTTTTGCCCCTCATGGGTTCCGGCCCGAAGCTCTGCTGCCTTGTTATGGTCTCGCCGAACACACGCTGGCTGCGACATTCACGCAACGAGGCACTCCGGTACGAAGCGATTCGGTGGATCCCGAGGGGCTTGCATCCGGTGAAGCGCGGCCGGCAACGACGAACAACGCCATTGATGTCGTGTGTTGCGGGCGGCCATTTCCGGGTCACGAATTGAAGATCGTGGACGACGCTGGAATCGAATTACCCGATGGCCATGTGGGACACATTCGATTGAAAGGTCCGAGCGTCATGCGCGATTATTGGGACGATCCAGAGATGACGGCAAGGGCGTTGCGCGATGGTTGGCTCGCGACGGGTGATCTTGGATATGTAAAAAATGGCGAGCTATATGTTTGCGGCCGTGAGAAAGACTTGATCATCATCCAAGGGCGGAATTATCATCCGAGCGACATTGAATGGCAGGTTGGGCAAGTGCCTGGCGTGCGTCGCGGTAACGTCGTGGCCTTCGGACTGTATGATTCGAGCCTGGGACGCGAACGGGTCGTCGTCGCTGCCGAAGTGCGTGATCCGAATACGGGACAAACCTTACGAGACGAAGCGATTGCCCGCGTATTCGAGGCCTTGTCGCTGCGTGTGGACGAAGTGATCACGTTGGCTCCCGGCAGTTTGCCCAAAACGTCGAGCGGCAAGCTGCAACGGGCCAAAACGGTCGAATGGTATCGGTCGGGGGAGCTGGGGCGAGGCAATACGGATTCAGGCAAATTGGGCGTGTTCAAACATTTGGCGGCTTCCCAATGGGGATTCGTCAAGGCCAAACTCACGAACGACCGCTGAGCGTATCATGGAACCGACGAACGATTGGAAGCAGTACGATTTGAGCCATTTTCGCACGACGACGGGGGATGACCTATTCGACGTGCACGATCATTTCGCAAGGTGGAGCAATGGCTCGCGACCTGGAGGTTATGATCTGTACTTGCAATCCTTGTCGACGGCGCCCCGCCCGCAAGTAAAAATGGGCGAAGACCGCCAAAGTCTGCTCAATCTGGCATCGTACAATTATTTGGGGTTGTCGTATCGTCCCGAAGTGATTGCGGCGGCAACGGAAGCGCTCGGTCGTTATGGGCTCGGTGCGGCAGGATCCCCTCATTTGAGTGG is part of the Polyangiaceae bacterium genome and harbors:
- a CDS encoding PQQ-binding-like beta-propeller repeat protein gives rise to the protein MRSRRSRYIAESTTVPPGAVVAAAMAIALTACSSKGTAVKVGGQTKAAPVPSAVISMISPSRLVPDIRNERGVVAYESGARRALVNRMRIVIYDDGTVERAAELLPLGNVHAVPLPSRLGGGFVFHASTGGGTQVWRASSWLGRLKPLVQFGSMATDLVPGFDRIYVRLSGNNKLLAIDAETGESRSVDPLPPAAAYGALAFADGFRGVVDVDMRGVLATFDAGATWRPLGLSEKPTAITVVDGDPTIYAAKGRYVLDARGNLTFRGHAAVETDEGVDTKLPTPRGPFGKRPLRAAVEDGYPDSNETAVVARSGALARISLRTGAIVEMSTSAFPERDATCHGVRLGASFGFVCGEHDGATNVYAFDPPLSMHKVLSFRGPRFVSASGNGALVIRGPCGEGPEDDDGMRVYCVRSALGNTREVRVKGDLGVERVVALGDGRVAILVPPRNGGTGQITVVDGSKVATSALSLPTKPRSVVRELRRGMWLEGFEEREAGVIGGWVEAGGPVIGVRVAIDGKVKAGEPRNNENGVIMSGRFALSQGEGGRAAESTDGGVSWKVFDMPEHDISPGDADTRACGPLGCVLGGWVRVGWGKPATAGDLTPAPTPPSMYVPSTVSPTVNLRCSPMGKAVTEPLPDKPVKPAPAPVVAMPRYPSGPFGRFPLPPTVAPRSPWQSFRNSPPPTLGADEVGIDNGVPYDLVSMRAYAWGKKGADWARLGHFIIRFDDRFDPLGGMRSTGIAPPPWADEVATMDAMGIGSYPIVTWGSYLDASGRHALVTLCKGGACSHFAASEGQPALHLRDVVGRTAVAPRPYPHGAVRVGESWFFVTPGPSSDTVAVYRADLGVIRRLALYHRPVAAPGSRYSSHTNAEAPRIVRRAIGNGIGLLFTALAAPGERSGGMFVLPIDPDTGELGEPILLGKRDLAGQLPPRCAEGQDGWLLDTGLDMNPNVQLTSGRAVLDTIEFRLRMDPGAVCVEAMAARIDGAFVPDKDAKSSTDKPTGTVTLSATERMTGRRWAFTCGKR
- a CDS encoding aspartate-semialdehyde dehydrogenase — translated: MSCVIAVVGATGVVGREMLRTLEQRRFDARKVLALASPRSAGQRVPFRDGELEVCVANAEAFAGVDIALFSAGASASRELGPIAAAKGAVVIDNSSAWRMDPDVPLVVPEVNMDAAKTRPKGIIANPNCSTIQMVVALKPLHDAAGLEHVVVSTYQAASGKGHAAMEELITQTAQVAARQTPQTNVFPAPLAMNVLMDWKTGSLEDWSEEELKMVHETRKILGDQTIGVSPTTVRVPVVTGHSEAVHARFRRPLSAREARDLLRNAPGVVLMDEPYAPGRHPQPRDAAGQDAVFVGRVRDDLAVPGAIDMWIVSDNLRKGAALNAVQIAEQLVR
- a CDS encoding acyl carrier protein; its protein translation is MHHATYDDVLVRICDYLSQSVERPLPESLSATTRLVTDLHLDSMEGAQMLSELEDHYGVTIAVSVLQRAETLGDIAAVIVSALEAGKRA
- a CDS encoding fatty acyl-AMP ligase — translated: MSAKQSPSTLVEALEAVAMRQDVGFSHLTDEKRPVDFVSYAELSSRARRIAAALLDMGLVPGDRVALILPDSAQFIESMFGCMVAGMIAVPIYPPMNLAQLGTYLPNTAHILRRAGCRLVITDAQVRAVLGTLLIDVPCVRRIEEFTALSKRLGPNAEPRISPPTADTVAFLQFTSGSTARPKGVTLTHAQLLANINAFGTALGVHERDETSAVTWLPLYHDMGLIGLVFGSVRYAVRVSFIAPLLFLKRPAIWLRQISERRAQFSFAPNFAYGLCTTRIKDSEIQGLDLSSLEVAGCGAEPIQRATLEAFAKRFAPHGFRPEALLPCYGLAEHTLAATFTQRGTPVRSDSVDPEGLASGEARPATTNNAIDVVCCGRPFPGHELKIVDDAGIELPDGHVGHIRLKGPSVMRDYWDDPEMTARALRDGWLATGDLGYVKNGELYVCGREKDLIIIQGRNYHPSDIEWQVGQVPGVRRGNVVAFGLYDSSLGRERVVVAAEVRDPNTGQTLRDEAIARVFEALSLRVDEVITLAPGSLPKTSSGKLQRAKTVEWYRSGELGRGNTDSGKLGVFKHLAASQWGFVKAKLTNDR